A window from Peromyscus eremicus chromosome 5, PerEre_H2_v1, whole genome shotgun sequence encodes these proteins:
- the Mthfsd gene encoding methenyltetrahydrofolate synthase domain-containing protein, producing MEALTGISKQGIREQIWDYMESHDLADFPRPVHHRIPNFKGSYLACQSIKDLEVFAGTQEVKVDPDKPLEGVRLLALQSKKTLLVPTPRLRTGLFNKITPPPGATKDILRKCATSQGVRNFSVPVSLDSSVLVDLIVVGSVAVSEKGWRIGKGEGYADLEYAMMVSMGAVHEGTPVVTIVHDCQVVDIPETLLEDHDLTVDYIITPTRVIATGCTRPKPTGIIWSKVSGEMLTKIPVLRSLREREKRAGKDVALQAEPDSQCPAPSTIRRPRDIPQSHAGALGRSHSPLQGVDTQLAATVRVENLPYDARVRELKRALQELGAVPLRLTWQGPQHRAILHYADSAAAQQAASRLQGLHLGANTLRVALGQQRDT from the exons ATGGAGGCTCTGACGG GTATCTCCAAGCAAGGCATCCGTGAACAAATTTGGGACTATATGGAATCACATGATTTAGCTGACTTTCCCAGACCTGTTCATCACAGGATTCCCAACTTTAAG GGGTCTTACCTGGCTTGCCAAAGCATCAAAGATCTGGAAGTCTTTGCTGGGACACAGGAGGTGAAAGTGGACCCTGATAAGCCCCTGGAAGGTGTCCGGTTGCTGGCACTACAG AGCAAAAAGACCCTGCTGGTCCCAACACCACGACTGAGGACAGGGCTGTTTAATAAGATCACACCACCTCCTGGAGCCACTAAAGACATACTGAGGAAATGTGCCACCTCCCAG GGTGTGCGGAACTTCAGTGTCCCTGTGAGCTTGGATTCCAGTGTCCTCGTGGATTTAATTGTGGTGGGATCTGTTGCTGTGTCTGAGAAAG GCTGGCGAATTGGGAAGGGAGAAGGCTATGCCGATCTTGAATATGCCATGATGGTGTCGATGGGAGCTGTCCACGAAGGGACACCGGTTGTCACCATTGTCCATGACTGCCAG GTCGTTGACATCCCTGAGACTCTTCTGGAGGACCATGATCTCACCGTCGACTACATCATCACTCCTACCAGGGTCATTGCTACAGGCTGCACACGCCCAAAGCCAACAGGGATCATCTGGTCCAAG GTCAGTGGTGAGATGCTTACgaaaatcccagtactcaggagcctCCGTGAGCGAGAGAAGCGGGCCGGGAAGGATGTCGCTCTTCAAGCTGAGCCTGACAGCCAGTGCCCAGCTCCAAGCACTATCAGGAGACCCCGGGATATACCACAGTCACACGCAGGTGCCCTAGGAAGGTCCCACAGCCCCCTGCAGGGGGTGGACACCCAACTAGCTGCCACTGTGCGTGTGGAAAACCTGCCCTACGATGCTCGTGTACGTGAGCTGAAGAGAGCACTCCAGGAGCTGGGGGCAGTGCCCCTGAGGCTTACCTGGCAGGGGCCCCAGCATAGGGCCATTCTACACTATGCAGACTCAGCTGCTGCCCAGCAGGCTGCCTCCCGCCTTCAGGGCCTACATCTAGGTGCCAACACCTTGAGGGTGGCACTGGGGCAGCAGAGGGATACGTGA